The nucleotide sequence GAATTACAGAACTTCTAAATACATCTGATAACTCATTTGCGCATATTTCTGCGTGAATACATTTACAGGGTTCGAAACTAACAGTAATTTTTTTATTACTATAAGTAGTGTTTACTTTTGTTTCCATTTTAGTTCATATTTGGGGTTAT is from Flavobacteriaceae bacterium and encodes:
- a CDS encoding (4Fe-4S)-binding protein, whose protein sequence is METKVNTTYSNKKITVSFEPCKCIHAEICANELSDVFRSSVIPWINLEGANYKRIIKQVKRCPSGALQYQLNNNKA